The region CAGATTTGAAAATTAGAGTAATAGCTAAACGGAAGGGGGAATATATAAATATTGAGGTGCCAATACCTGGCGGGTGTTCATATGGAAACAACGAAAAGAATAAATCATTCAACGAAACACATCGTGAATACTTTAAGCATAAAACGAATATTTATTTAGAAAGAATGGAAGCTCGTGAATATGTATTCACAATAGCACTTCAACCAAGGTTTTCTGGGACTTATTCAATGAATCCTGCGAAAGCCGAACTGATGTATTTCCCTATGTTTTATGGTAGAAACAAAATTGAATCCACAGTAGTTGATTGATGGAAAGACAGTTTTCTATTAAAAGAAATGCAACGTGTATTTTCTTGCACTACTTCGTAAACCCCTCAATCAATACCGTACACGATTTATTAAATGGAGCTGGGTTGTCTGGGCTCGGGTGCTGGATATTGACAACCATATCGCCATTGGGTAAGAAAATCACTCCGGTGGTTTCCGAATCCCTAGGAGCTACGGCAAAACGAATTAGATCGTTAACAGTGGGGTTGGAGATGCTCATGTCTAAGAAGTATATTTCATTGTAAACCCATTCGTTTGCGGTTGCTTCTTTGTTAACTCTTCCTCTACTGCACCAATAGATATCTTCGCTAATTACTAAGTACGTTTTGTTATCAATTGTAACCGAC is a window of Flavobacteriales bacterium DNA encoding:
- a CDS encoding DUF839 domain-containing protein — its product is TQNLKKEQDKYDDPFGRILEFDPTTNKMSAYLEGGFFSDSSGVFSNPDCNTSVTIDNKTYLVISEDIYWCSRGRVNKEATANEWVYNEIYFLDMSISNPTVNDLIRFAVAPRDSETTGVIFLPNGDMVVNIQHPSPDNPAPFNKSCTVLIEGFTK